The following proteins come from a genomic window of Labilithrix sp.:
- a CDS encoding 4a-hydroxytetrahydrobiopterin dehydratase: MARPTKLDAVVVDSWLGAHPGWARERDGLARTYSFPDFSAALGFVVRVGLVAEKRDHHPDVTLSWGKASVFWTTHDAGGISQLDLDLAAASDSLAG, from the coding sequence ATGGCTCGGCCGACGAAGCTCGACGCGGTGGTGGTGGACTCGTGGCTCGGCGCGCACCCCGGGTGGGCGCGTGAGCGTGACGGGCTCGCGCGCACGTACTCCTTCCCCGACTTCTCGGCGGCGCTCGGCTTCGTCGTGCGCGTCGGGCTCGTCGCGGAGAAGCGCGATCACCACCCCGACGTCACGCTCTCGTGGGGCAAGGCGAGCGTCTTCTGGACGACGCACGACGCGGGCGGGATCTCGCAGCTCGATCTCGATCTCGCCGCCGCGAGCGACAGCCTCGCCGGATGA
- a CDS encoding acyl-CoA dehydrogenase family protein, which yields MPDFFNIARHLTDEERSIQKSVRAFVDAKILPTISEHYEKGTFPMELIPEIAGLGLLGCNLQGYGCAGLSQAGYGVAMQELERGDSGIRSFASVQGSLAMYPIHSYGSEAQKERYLPKMAKGEIIGCFGLTEPDAGSNPAGMRTTAVDDGDSWVLNGTKRWITNGNLAQIAIVWAKVGGQDGVVHGFIVPTEAKGFEAQLIHKKASLRASVTSELIMEDCRIPKDAILPNVKGMKGPLSCLTQARYGIAWGVIGAAIACFDSALDYAKNRVQFAGKPIASHQLVQAKFAEMLTQITAAQLMALEVSKHKEEKTLRPQHVSMIKRNNVRMALECARVCRDILGGNGITLEYPVMRHLCNLETVYTYEGTHDIHTLILGQDVTGIAAYE from the coding sequence ATGCCGGACTTCTTCAACATCGCCCGCCATCTCACCGACGAAGAACGCTCGATCCAGAAGTCGGTCCGCGCCTTCGTCGACGCGAAGATCCTCCCCACCATCTCGGAGCACTACGAGAAGGGGACCTTCCCGATGGAGCTCATCCCCGAGATCGCGGGGCTCGGCCTCCTCGGGTGCAACCTGCAAGGGTACGGCTGCGCCGGCCTCTCGCAGGCGGGCTACGGCGTCGCGATGCAGGAGCTCGAGCGCGGCGACTCCGGCATCCGCTCGTTCGCGAGCGTGCAGGGCTCGCTCGCGATGTACCCGATCCACTCCTACGGCTCGGAGGCGCAGAAGGAGCGCTACCTGCCGAAGATGGCGAAGGGCGAGATCATCGGCTGCTTCGGCCTCACCGAGCCGGACGCGGGCTCGAACCCGGCCGGCATGCGCACGACCGCGGTCGACGACGGCGACTCGTGGGTCCTGAACGGCACGAAGCGCTGGATCACGAACGGGAACCTCGCGCAAATCGCGATCGTCTGGGCGAAGGTCGGCGGGCAGGACGGCGTCGTCCACGGCTTCATCGTCCCGACCGAGGCGAAGGGCTTCGAGGCGCAGCTGATCCACAAGAAGGCGTCGCTGCGCGCGAGCGTGACGAGCGAGCTCATCATGGAGGACTGCCGCATCCCGAAGGACGCGATCCTCCCGAACGTGAAGGGGATGAAGGGCCCCCTCTCGTGCCTCACCCAGGCGCGCTACGGCATCGCGTGGGGCGTCATCGGCGCCGCGATCGCGTGCTTCGACAGCGCGCTCGACTACGCCAAGAACCGCGTGCAGTTCGCAGGCAAGCCGATCGCGAGCCACCAGCTCGTGCAGGCGAAGTTCGCGGAGATGCTCACGCAGATCACGGCCGCGCAGCTCATGGCGCTCGAGGTCTCGAAGCACAAGGAGGAGAAGACCCTCCGCCCGCAGCACGTCTCGATGATCAAGCGCAACAACGTGCGGATGGCGCTCGAGTGCGCGCGCGTCTGCCGCGACATCCTCGGCGGCAACGGCATCACGCTCGAGTACCCGGTCATGCGCCACCTCTGCAACCTCGAGACGGTCTACACCTACGAGGGCACGCACGACATCCACACCCTCATCCTCGGCCAGGACGTCACCGGCATCGCCGCCTACGAGTGA
- a CDS encoding peptidyl-prolyl cis-trans isomerase, whose protein sequence is MKARAAAFVLLAGSAALADDDAARRAKIALEAGSFSASVGEIEDRIAELPSFQVKEYGATREELVKAYVDQVIGRELLLVAGAEKRGLAEKYPTKQVRERTLSTATLRALRKDLKSPEAIPLADVQKFYDDNRTRFEQPERVNLWRILCKTREEATTVLAAAKKDLTIPKYNDLARDHSVDKATAFRGGNLGFVAPDGQSNEAGVRVDPGLVKAVANVKDGELAPEPIPEGPSWAVVWRRTTVAATKRSLEDATAQIRTTIYRERTEALEKKHIEELRKAKVTGYDPEPLKTIELPPFDAGLAPRVIPSATKR, encoded by the coding sequence ATGAAGGCGCGCGCGGCCGCCTTCGTCCTCCTCGCCGGCAGCGCCGCGCTCGCGGACGACGACGCCGCCCGCCGCGCGAAGATCGCGCTCGAGGCGGGGAGCTTCTCCGCGTCGGTGGGCGAGATCGAAGATCGGATCGCCGAGCTCCCCTCCTTCCAGGTGAAGGAGTACGGCGCGACGCGCGAGGAGCTCGTGAAGGCCTACGTCGATCAGGTCATCGGGCGCGAGCTCCTCCTCGTCGCCGGCGCCGAGAAGCGGGGGCTCGCCGAAAAGTACCCGACCAAGCAGGTGCGGGAGCGCACGCTGAGCACGGCCACGCTCCGCGCGCTGCGGAAGGACCTGAAGTCGCCGGAGGCGATCCCCCTCGCCGACGTGCAGAAGTTCTACGACGACAACCGGACGCGCTTCGAGCAGCCGGAGCGCGTGAACCTCTGGCGCATCCTCTGCAAGACGAGAGAGGAGGCGACCACCGTCCTCGCCGCCGCGAAGAAGGACCTCACGATCCCGAAGTACAACGACCTCGCGCGCGATCACAGCGTCGACAAGGCGACCGCGTTCCGCGGCGGCAACCTCGGCTTCGTCGCGCCCGATGGGCAGAGCAACGAAGCCGGGGTGAGGGTCGACCCCGGGCTCGTGAAGGCGGTCGCGAACGTGAAGGACGGCGAGCTCGCGCCGGAGCCGATCCCGGAGGGCCCGAGCTGGGCGGTCGTGTGGCGGCGCACGACCGTCGCGGCGACGAAGCGCTCGCTCGAAGACGCGACCGCCCAGATCCGGACCACGATCTACCGCGAGCGCACCGAGGCGCTCGAGAAGAAGCACATCGAGGAGCTGCGGAAGGCGAAGGTGACCGGCTACGACCCGGAGCCGCTCAAGACGATCGAGCTGCCGCCGTTCGACGCCGGTCTCGCGCCGCGCGTGATCCCCTCCGCGACGAAGCGCTGA
- a CDS encoding cytochrome P460 family protein, with translation MSDKPSGGRTTADGGAPGPVDGAASLPASYRATFAKVNKARFVSTGHASGRWEVDVWANELAQKALAARSREVPVGAIVVQEHFERSSPERTPGPVMVMEKRAPGFAKEHGDWRWAVVGSQGQLVQDGVIESCAGCHDDAPMDGLFPIVE, from the coding sequence GTGAGCGACAAACCGAGCGGCGGGCGCACGACCGCCGACGGCGGCGCGCCCGGCCCCGTCGACGGCGCGGCGTCGCTCCCCGCCTCGTACCGCGCGACGTTCGCGAAGGTGAACAAGGCGCGCTTCGTCTCGACCGGCCACGCGTCGGGTCGCTGGGAGGTCGACGTCTGGGCGAACGAGCTCGCGCAGAAGGCGCTCGCGGCGCGATCGCGCGAGGTCCCGGTCGGCGCGATCGTCGTACAGGAGCACTTCGAGCGCTCCTCGCCCGAGCGGACGCCGGGCCCGGTGATGGTGATGGAGAAGCGCGCGCCCGGCTTCGCGAAGGAGCACGGCGACTGGCGCTGGGCCGTCGTCGGCTCGCAAGGTCAGCTCGTGCAGGACGGCGTGATCGAGTCGTGCGCCGGCTGCCACGACGACGCGCCGATGGACGGGCTCTTCCCGATCGTCGAGTGA
- the rnc gene encoding ribonuclease III, producing MTARDDELALARARLRARLEAIVGAGPMPRFEEALTHRSHANETKPPENEAKLPDNQRLEFLGDAVLDLCVSEMLMNAHPAADEGALTRMWSALVSAEPLALWARAEDVGDAIAFGKGARSERERTNVLADAVEALIACVYEAHGLDGARKLVAEVVRGSLQEAATLSSRDPKSRLQEELQARGLPPPTYRVIATLGPPEPSFEVEVVVEGAVAGTGSGRSKRAAEQAAAAAALAGRVTDDAAQGAERSLSGRD from the coding sequence ATGACGGCGCGCGACGACGAGCTCGCTCTCGCGCGCGCCCGCCTCCGCGCGCGCCTCGAGGCGATCGTCGGCGCGGGGCCGATGCCGCGCTTCGAGGAGGCACTCACCCATCGCTCGCACGCGAACGAGACGAAGCCGCCCGAGAACGAGGCGAAGCTCCCCGACAACCAGCGCCTCGAGTTCCTCGGCGACGCGGTCCTCGATCTGTGCGTGAGCGAGATGCTCATGAACGCGCATCCGGCCGCGGACGAAGGCGCGCTCACGCGGATGTGGAGCGCGCTCGTCAGCGCGGAGCCGCTCGCGCTGTGGGCGCGCGCGGAGGACGTCGGCGACGCGATCGCGTTCGGCAAAGGCGCGCGGAGCGAGCGCGAACGCACCAACGTGCTCGCCGACGCGGTCGAGGCGCTCATCGCGTGCGTGTACGAGGCGCACGGGCTCGACGGCGCGCGCAAGCTCGTCGCCGAGGTCGTGCGAGGATCGCTTCAAGAGGCAGCGACGCTCTCGAGCCGCGATCCGAAGAGCCGCCTGCAAGAGGAGCTGCAGGCGCGGGGCCTGCCGCCGCCGACGTACCGCGTCATCGCCACGCTCGGACCGCCCGAGCCGAGCTTCGAGGTCGAGGTCGTCGTCGAAGGCGCCGTCGCCGGCACTGGCAGCGGACGCTCGAAGCGCGCGGCGGAGCAGGCGGCGGCGGCGGCGGCGCTGGCGGGCCGCGTCACCGATGACGCGGCGCAGGGCGCCGAGCGCTCCCTCTCCGGCCGCGACTGA